GAGAACGTCGACCGGCCGTCGTGGGCCGGCGGAGCGCCCGCCGCCACGCCGTTCAGCCCGCCGCCGCAGACCGCCCCGACCAGCGCCCCGCCGGTGCCGCACGCCACCCCGACCAGCGCCCCGCCGGTGTCGCGGGAGGCGCCGGCCAGCGCCCCGCCGGACGCGGGACCCGCCGGCGTCGCGCCGGTGCCCCGTGAGGCGCCCGGCGGCGCCCCGGCGTACGGCGTGCCGGCCGGCGCTCCGCCCGCCGCGTACCCGCCGTCCGCCGGGCCGGAGCCGGCCCCGCCCGCGGCCGTCCGGTCCGCCGAGGATCGGACCGTCCGGCCGTTCCGACTGCGTCCGCAGGCCGAGGAGGTCTTCGCGACACCTCCCGCCGGGACGGGCGGCCATCCACCGCCCCCCGCCGGCCCGGGCCCCGCCACCGCCCCGAGCGGGGTGGCCCGCTTCGACCGCGTCCCCGCGCCCGCCCCGACGAGCGCACCCCCCTACGCAGCCCGCCGGTCCGCCCCCGAACCGGTGCCGACGGCCGAGCCGGTCGCCGACACCCGGCCGGACGACGGGGCGTCGGCGATGCTGCCGCAGCGCGTCCCCGCCGAACCGGACGTGCCCGTCGTGCCGGAGCCGCCAGCCGTGGAGCCATCCGCCGAAACTCCGGAACTCGCCCGGATCGCCACCCACCTGCGCCGTGACGACGAGCCCGCGCCGCTGCGGGAGCGACCCGAGGGGTTCGACGTCAACGCCATCCTCGACGCCGTCCGGGAGGTCGCCGGCGTCCGGGACGCCGCCCTGCGCCGGACTCCGGCCGGCGCGCACAGCCTCCGGCTCGACCTGGCCGACGGCGCCGACCCGGCCGAGGTGAGCCGCCAGGTGGCGCGGTTGCTCCAGGAGCGGATGGGGCTGGCCGCCGCCCCGCAGAACCTGCCGGGGATGCCGGCCACGCCGCCACCACCGGTCCGCCGCCGCTCCGCCGAGGGGCGCGCCGACCGGGGTGCCGCCGAGACTCGGCCCGCCGAGGAGCGCGCCGGCGCGTCGCGCACCGGCCCGGCTCGGGCGGACGCGCGTGCCCCGGAGAGTCGCGACCCGGGTGCCCCGGAGAGCCGCACCGCCGAGGAGCCCGAGGGTCGGGCCGGGAGGCTCGCCGAGGCCTCCGCCGCCGGGGGCCCGGAGGGCCGGACCGAGCCACGTGCCGAGCCGGAGTCGCCGCGCCGGCGCCGGCAGGCCGCGCCGCACCGGGGTCGGGCCACGGTGGAGGAGACGTCGCTCGCCGCCGCGCCGGCCGGTACGCCCACCGGCAGCCCGGCGACCCTCGGCACGTCGTACTCCGGTGGTCAGATGAGCACGACGGAGACTGCGCCCTCGCGACCGCTGGACACCGGCGGCGCGCCGGGGCCCCGGGTGGTGATCGACCACGTCCAGGTGAGCACCTTCGGCCTCGACGCCACCGTCGAGGTACGCCTGCTCGCCGGGGACGGGACCGCCGAGGGCCGATCCACCGGCCCGGCCGTCGACGGCTACGTGCTGCGGCTCTGCGCGGTGGCCGCCGCGGTGGCCGTCGACGAGCTGCTGCGCGGTGCCGCGCAGTCGGCGGACCGGGGGCGCTGCTTCGTGGAGCACGCCGCCGTGGTGCCGTTCGGCAACTGCGAGGTCGCCACCGTGGTCGTGCTGCTGGTCTGCGACGGATGGGTGGAGCAGCTGGCCGGTTCCGCGCTGGTCGCCGGCGACCCCCGCCAGGCGGTGGTCCGGGCGACCCTGGCCGCCGTGAACCGCCGGCTCGAGGCGCTGCTGGCCTGATCCGGAGCCGGTGTCGGTCGGGGCGGCATGGGAAACACTGGGAGCATGAAGCGCGCCAACCTCTGGCCGGACCATCTGCTGCCGGCGCACCACGTGCCGCCGCCATGGCCCGGCCGCCAGGTACGCCTCGACGGCTCGGTCACCTACGTACGGGACACCCCGGCCACCGCGCCCGGCGCGGAGCCGGCGCTCTACGTGCACGGCCTCGGCGGTTCGTCGCAGAACTGGACGGACCTGGCCGGTCTGCTCGCCGACCGGCTGGACGGTCAGGCCATCGACCTGCCCGGCTTCGGGCGCAGCGAGCCGGGGCGGCGCTACACGATCCCCTCCTTCGCCCAGCGGGTGGTGCGCTGGATCGAGCAAGGCGACCGGGGGCCGGTGCACCTCTTCGGCAACTCGCTGGGCGGGGCGGTCACGGTGCAGGTCGCGGCGTTGCGGCCGGACCTGGTGCGGACGCTGACCCTGATTTCCCCGGCACTGCCATTCCTGGACTTCCGGCGCTCCCTCCAGGGGCGGATGCTGCCGCTCCTGGCGATCCCCCGGGGCGAGCGGCTGGCCGCCTGGCGGCTTACTCAGCTGGCCCCCGAGGTGACGGCCCAGCAGGTGATGGAGGCCTGCGTCGCCGACCTGACCCGGATCAGCGAGCAGCGCCGGCAGGAGGCCGTCGAGGAGATCCGGATCCGCTACGAGGCCGCGCACTACGCCGCCGCGTACGTCCGGACGTTCCGCGGTCTGGTCTCCTGCTTCCTGCGGTCGTACCTGCCCGGGTCGGGTTCGCTCTGGCGGCTGGCCGCCACGGTGCGGGCGCCCACGCTGGTGGTCGGCGGTCGGCAGGACCGGCTGGTCGATGTCCGGGTGGCGCCGCAGGCCGCCCGGGTCATCCCGGACAGCCGGCTGCTGATGCTCGACGGTGTCGGCCACGTGGCGCAGTTGGAGGTGCCGCGCACGGTGGCGCGGGCGGTGGTGGGACTGCTCGCCGAAACGGAGGAGAGCGCGCGGGGTCACGACATGGCAGGCTGAGCCGGATGCCCAGTTCCCCCCGGCCGCGGCACGGCTCCGCTCGGCCCGCTCCTGCCGTCCGCCCGACCGCTCAACCCGCCGCGCGCCGTTGGCGGCCGGTGGTCGTGGTGACCGCGTTCCTGGTCGCCGCCGGGTTCGCCGTCGGCGTGCTGGTGCAGCGGCCGCCGGCCAGCGCCGAGGTGCTGGTGAACGACGGGTGGGCCGCCCAAACGGCCGCCCATTCGACCGCGCCCACGCCGCCCCCGTCCCCGTCCGGGTCGCCGTCCGGCCGGCCCGTGCCGAGCCCGAGCACCCCCGCCGAGCCGGTGCTGAGCCTGCCCGGCCCGGTGCCCTCGGCGGGGCGCGGCAGCTTCGGGTACGACGACCGCCAGGGCGGGGTGCTCGGCCGGTCCGGCACGCTGCGGCGCTTCCGGGTGGCGGTGGAGAACGGCTCCGGGGAGGACGTGCACGCCTTCGGCGACGCGGTGCAGACGGCGCTCGCCGGGCCGGGGAGCTGGGTGGACAGCGGTCAGTTGCGGTTGCAGCGGGTACCGGGCGGTTCCGGGTACGACTTCACGATCTACCTCGCGACGGCCCGTACGGCGGGTCAGATGTGTCTGGCCGGGGGCACCGACATCCGGATCGGCGGGCGGCCGTACACCTCGTGTCGCAGCCCCGGCAAGGTGATCATCAATCTGGACCGCTGGCGACTGTCGGTGCCGCACCTGGTGAAGGCCGGATTGCCGCTGGAGCGCTACCGGCTCTACGTGATCAATCATGAGGTCGGCCACCAGTTGGGGCACCACCACGAGGGTTGCCCGGGCCCGGGCCGGCCGGCGCCGGTGATGCAGCAGCAGACCCTCTTCCTGGACGGCTGCACGCCCAATCCCTGGCCGTACGTGGAGGGGCGGCGGTATACCGGACCGCCGGTGTGATCGTCCCGAAAACAGTAACGGGGCGCGCTTTGCGGTAACAGCGGGTAAACGCGGTTAAATGCCCCGAATTGCATGGCAGGCTGATGGCATGACGTCGTCGTCCCCTTACGACCCGCCTGCCGAGCCCGACCACGGGCCGGCCCGTCCCGCCGACCCGCCCCGGCTCGACTTCGACCGTCCGCCGGCGGTGACCGCTCACCAGAGGCCGGTCCGACCGACCGGGCGTCGGGTACGGGGTCGCCGTCGGCGCACCGTCCTGCTGCTGGTCGCCCTGCTGGCGGTGGCCGGCACGGTGGCCGGCCTGACCGAGCTCACCCCCCGACCGGCGGACCAACGGCCCGCGACCGCCGGGAATCCACGGCCGGCCAGCGGGCTCGGCGCGGACCCCCGGGTGGAGCCCGGACGGTACCGGACCCAGGCCTCCGGCAGCTTCGCCGCCGCCGACGGCCGCTCCCCGGTACGCGGGTACGACGGCCCGCTGCGCCGCTACCGGGTCGCCGTCGAGCAGGGCGTCGGGCAGGACGTGGACGCCTTCGCCGCCACCGTGGACGAGGTGCTGGGCGACCGGCGCAGCTGGATCGCCTCCGACGAGCTGCGGTTGCAGCGGGTGACCGAGGAGGCCGCCGCCGACTTCACCATCTACCTGGCCACCCCGGCGACCTCGGAGCGGATGTGCGCCGAGGGCGGGCTGACCACCGAGCGGTACACCTCCTGTCGGCTCCCCGGCCAGGTGATCATCAACCTGGCCCGCTGGATGGAGTCGGTACCCGACTACGGCGCGCCGCTGGAGATCTACCGCACGTACGTGATCAACCACGAGGTCGGGCACGAGCTCGGCGAGGAACACCAGGCCTGCCCCGGGCCGGGGGAGCCCGCCCCGGTGATGCAACAGCAGACGTACGGGTTGGACGGCTGCGTCGCCAACGCCTGGCCGTACGTCGACGGCTCCCGCTACTCCGGCGAGCCGGTGGACGGCGTCTGAGTTATTCCCGCTCCCGCATATCGGGCGACGTGGCCCTCCTCATGGCCGATCAGCACCCGGGCGAGCGACAATGGCGCGGTTCGCCACCGCCGATCCCGGGGAGTCCACCGTGTCGTTGCCCCCGCTCGTCGAGCCCGCCGCCGAGCTGACCGTTGACGAGATCCGTCGCTACTCGCGCCACCTGATCATCCCGGACGTCGGGGTCGAGGGGCAGAAGCGGCTGAAGAACGCCCGGGTGCTCTGCGTCGGCGCCGGCGGTCTCGGCTCGCCGGCCCTGATGTACCTCGCCGCCGCCGGCGTCGGCACGCTCGGCATCATCGACTTCGACACCGTGGACGAGTCCAACCTCCAGCGCCAGATCATCCACGGCGTCTCGGACGTCGGACGGTCCAAGGCCGAGTCCGCCGCGGCCTCGATCCGGGAGATCAACCCGCTGGTCCAGGTGGAGATCCACAACACCGCGCTGGACCGGGAGAACGTCAGAGAGATCTTCGACCGGTACGACCTGATCGTTGACGGCACGGACAACTTCGCCACCCGCTACATGGTCAACGACGCTGCGGTGCTGCTCGGCAAGCCGTACGTCTGGGGCTCGATCTACCGCTTCGACGGCCAGGCGTCGGTGTTCTGGGCCGAGCACGGCCCCTGCTACCGCTGCCTCTACCCGGAGCCCCCGCCGCCCGGCATGGTCCCGTCCTGCGCCGAGGGTGGCGTCCTCGGCGTGCTCTGCGCCTCGATCGGCTCGATCCAGGTCAACGAGGCGATCAAGCTGCTCACCGGCATCGGCGAGCCGCTGGTGGGCCGGCTGATGGTCTACGACGCCCTGGAGATGGAATACCGCAAGATCAAGGTCCGCAAGGACCCGAACTGCGTGCTCTGCGGCGAGAACCCGACGGTCACCGACCTGCTGGAGGACTACGAGGACTTCTGCGGCGCGGTCTCCGAGGAGGCGCAGGAGGCGGTGGTCGACTCGACCATCACCGCACTGGAGCTGAAGGAGTGGCAGGACGCCGGCAAGGACGTCTTCCTGGTCGACGTCCGCGAGCCCGCCGAGTACGAGATCGTCCGGATCCCCGGCGCCACCCTGATCCCCAAGGGCGACATCATCTCGGGCGAGGCGCTGGCCAACCTCCCGCAGGACAGGCAGATCGTGCTGCACTGCAAGTCCGGTGTCCGCTCCGCCGAGGCGCTCGCCGCGCTGAAGGCGGCCGGCTTCCGCGACGCCGTGCACGTCCAGGGCGGCGTGCTCTCCTGGATCAAGCAGATCGATCCGTCGCTGCCCGCGTACTGAGTCGTCGGTCGAAGGGGCCCTGCCGCTGCCGGGAGGGCCCCTTCGCGTACCCGCCGGTGGGCCGGGCCACGTCGGCCGAGCTACCGAGGCGCAACCGCGTTTGCGCCGGTAGCGTTGCCGCCGTGGTCGACTTGGATGCCGCGATCGGCTTCGTCGTGGCGCACGGTGACGCGGTGGACCGCGCCCGCCTCTCCCGGCTGCGCACCGGCACGCCGGTGCCGGTCGAACTGCTCGACGCGGCCGAGGCCGGGCAGGCGTCGGGTGGCGGCTGGCCGGCCACCCTGGGCAGCGACATCGCCTCGATCGACGCGACCTGCTTCCGCCTCGGCGAGCTGGACGACCTCGGCGCGCTCGGTCGCCCGGCGGCCCGGCACGCCCTGGACTGGCTGGCCGCCCGGCAGCGCCCCGACGGCGGCTGGGACGAGGACGCGGCGCTGGCCGGGTTGGCCCCCGAGTGGGCCCGTCCCGGCGACCCGGAGGCCCAGCTCTACCTCACCGCCAACGCCGGGTTCTGGCTGACCGTCGCCGGGCTGGACGCCCGCGCCGCCGGCCCGCTCGACCACCGCGTCGGCGGGGCGTACGCCGGGGTGGTGCAGGCCGCGGCGCAGGCGCTCGCCGCGCAGCTCGCCCCGGACGGGAGCTGGCCTTCGTTCCTCCCCGCCGGCTGGTTGAGCGCGGCGGTGCTGCACCGGCAGCAGCTGTACTACGAGTCGGCTCGGATCCAGGCGGTGCTGGCCGAACGGATCCCGGAGATGTCCCCGGCCGACGTGGCGTGGCTGGCCGCGACGCTGCGCCGGGTCGAGGTGGGCGAGGAGCAGTGGCTGCTGGTGTCGGCGCGCAAGCGGCTCGCCGAGACCCAGCGCAGCGACGGCGGCTGGGACAGCGACGACGGCCACCAGTTCGACGTGCACACCACGCTGCGCGCGATCCGGGCCTGCCGCCCGGCGGTCCCCGCCGCCATCCCGTCGCAGCGGGCCGCCGGGCCGTCGCAGCCCGCCGAACCGACCCCCTGAGGGCCACCCGGGTCAGCGCAGGTGGCCGTCCCCGGTGACCACGTACTTGGTGCTGGTCAGCTCGGGCAGTCCCATCGGGCCGCGGGCGTGCAGCTTCTGGGTGGAGATGCCGATCTCCGCGCCGAAGCCGAACTCGCCGCCGTCGGTGAACCGGGTGGAGGCGTTGACCATCACGGCCGCCGCGTCGACCCGGGCCACGAACTCCCGGGCGGCGGGCTGCGAGTCGGTGACGATCGCCTCGGTGTGGCCGGTGCCGTACCGGCGGATGTGCGCGACTGCCGCGTCCAGCGAGTCGACCACGGCGACCGAGATGTCCGCCGAGAGGTACTCGGTGGCGAAGTCCTCCTCGGTGGCCGGGACGACCGCGGCGGAGTACGCGGCCACCCGGGCGTCGCCGTGCACGGTCACCCCGGCGTCGGCGAAGGCGGCCAGCATCGGCGGCACGAACGCGTCGGCGATCCCCGCGTGCACCAGCAGCGACTCCGCGGTGTTGCAGGTGGAGAGGCGCTGGGTCTTGGCGTTCAGGGTGACCGCTACTGCCTTGGCGACGTCGGCGGCGGCGTCCACGTAGACGTGACAGTTGCCCACCCCGGTCTCGATCACCGGGACGGTGGACTCCTCCACGACGGTCCGGATCAGCGACGCGCCGCCGCGCGGGATCAGCACGTCGACCAGGCCGCGGGCGCGCATCAGCTCCTTGACCGAGTCGCGCGAGCCGGCGTCGAGCAGCTGCACCGCGTCCGCCGGCAGGCCGGCCCCGGCGACCGCGTCGCGGAGCACCGCGACCAGCGCGGCGTTGGAGTGGGCGGCCGAGGAGGAGCCGCGCAGCAGCGCGGCGTTGCCGGACTTCAGGCAGATCCCGGCGGCGTCCACGGTGACGTTCGGGCGGGCCTCGTAGATGATCCCGACCACCCCGAACGGCACCCGGACCTGCCGCAGCTCCAGGCCGTTGGGCAGGGTCGAGCCGCGGACCACCTCGCCGACCGGGTCGGGCAGGGCGGCCATCTGGCGCAGCGAGTCCGCGATGCCGGCCACCCGGCCCAGGTCGAGCGCCAGCCGGTCCAGCACGGCCGCGGTCAGCCCGGCCTCCCGCCCGGCCGCCAGGTCCGTCGCGTTCGCGGCCAGGATCTCCGGGGTACGCGCCACCAGCTCGTCGGCCATCGCGTGAAGCGCGGCGTCTTTGACCGTACGGGTGGCGACGGCCAGCGCCTCCGCCGCGTCCCGGGCCCGCCGGGCCTGCTCGACGACGCTCATCCTGCACTCCTCACAGCAGCACGAGGTCGTCGCGGTGGACGACCTCCCGTTCGTACGCCGGGCCGAGCGCCGCGGCGAGTTCTCCGGTTGAGCGGCCGAGCAGCCCGGGCAGCTCCACCGCGTCGTAGTTGACCAGCCCTCGGGCCACCGGTGCGCCCTCGGCGTCCACCAGGTCCACCGGGTCCCCGGCGGTGAAGGCGCCGTCGACGGCGGTGATCCCGGCCGGGAGCAGTGACTTGCGCCGGCCCACCACGGCCTGCACCGCCCCCGGGTCGAGGTGCAGCCGGCCGCGCGGGGTGGTGGCGTGGGCGAGCCAGAACAGCCGGGCGGCGGGGCGCTGCCGCTCGGGGTGGAAGAGCGTGCCGACCGGCTCACCGGCCAGCGCCGGGGCGGCCAGCGGGGCGGCCGTGAGCACCACCGGGATGCCGAAGCCGGTGGCGATCCGGGCCGCCTCCACCTTGGTGACCATGCCGCCGGTGCCCACCCCGGCGCGACCCGCGCCGCCGATGTCGACCCCGGCCAGCTCGCGGTCGCCGCGGACCTCGGTGATCCGGGTGCTCTCCGGCCGGGTCGGGTCGCCGGTCCAGAGCGCGTCCACGTCCGAGAGGAGCACCAGCAGGTCGGCGTGGACCAGCGCGGCCACCAGCGCGGCCAGCCGGTCGTTGTCGCCGAACCGGATCTCCTCGGTGGCCACCGTGTCGTTCTCGTTGACGATCGGCACCGCCCGCAGGTCGAGCAGCTTGCGCAGGGTCCGGTACGCGTTGCGGTAGTGCACCCGCCGGGTCACGTCGTCGACGGTGAGCAGCACCTGCCCGACGGTCAGGCCGTGCCGGGCGAAGCTGGCCGCGTACCGGCCGATCAGCAGGCCCTGTCCGACGCTGGCGGCGGCCTGCTGGGTGGCCAGGTCGCGCGGGCGCCGGGCCAGTCCGAGCGGGGCGAGGCCGGCGGCGATCGCGCCGGAGGAGACCAGCACCACCTCGCGGCCGTCGGCGGCCAGCGCGCCGAGGGTGTCGACCAGCGCGTCCACCCGGGCGTCGTCCAGCCCGCCCGCCGCGGTGGTCAACGAGGACGAGCCGATCTTGACGACGATCCGCCGGGCGGCCGTGACTGCTTCGCGCACCCGACCATTCTGCGCGGTCTGGGCCGCCGCACCGATCGCCGTTCCCATATGGTGGCTGGCCGTGACACCTGACGAGTACGTGGAGGCGGTGCTCGACCTGGTCGAGCGGATCCCGCCGGGCCGGGTGATGTCGTACGGGGCGGTCGCCGACGCGCTCGCCGAGCGCTCGGGGCGGACCTCCGCCCGGCTGGTCGGCTCGATCATGGCCCGGCACGGGGGCGGGGTGCCCTGGCACCGGGTGGTGAACTCGGCCGGGCGGTTGCCGCCGGGGCACGAGGTCGAGGCGCGGGCCCGGCTACGGGCCGAGGGTTGCCCGCTGCGTGCGTCCGGGGTGGACATGAGGGCGGCGGCGTGGTCGCCGGAGGAGGGGATGTGACCCAGGCCATAACGTGAGTAACATTCGGCCCCATGGACGCGACGGGGCCGACCGGGCGGCTGCCCCGCCGGGTGCACGCCGGCTACGCACTGGGCTCGCTGGTCACCGGGGCCTTCGGCACCGTGCCCGGGCTGCTGCTCCTGCCGTACCTGACCGACACGCTGGGCGTCGCCGCGGGCGTGGCCGCCCTGCTGGTGCTCCTGCCGAAGGCGTGGGATGTGGTGGTCAACCCGGTCGCCGGGCGGATCTCCGACCGGACCCGGTCGCGCTGGGGTGCCCGCCGGCCGTACCTGCTGCTGGGCGGGCTCGCGCTGGCCGTGCTCTTCGCCGGGATCTTCGCGGCGCCGTTCGGCGCCGGGCCGGCCGCCGGGGCGTACGTGGCGGTGGCGTTCCTGGCCACCGCGACCGCGTTCGCCTTCTTCCAGGTGCCGTACGTGGCCATGCCGGCCGAGCTGACCGGCGACTACGCGGAACGTACCCGGCTGATGAGCTGGCGGATCGCGGTGCTGGCGCTGGCCATCCTGGTCTCCGGGGCGGTGGCCCCGGCGGTGGTGACCGCCGGCGGCGACGGCCTGGCCGGGCACCGCTGGATGGGCCTCTTCGTGGCCGGGCTGATCGTGGCCGGCGCGGTCGGCGCGTTCCTCGGCACCCGCGCCGCGCCGACCGGCACGGTGGGGGAGAGCGAGCCGAGCCTGCGGGCCCAGCTCGCGGTGGCCGGCCGCAACCGGCCGTTCCGGGCCCTGCTGGCCTGCTTCGTGGTGCAGTCCGCCGGGGTGGCCACCGTGCTGGCCGGGGTGAGCTACTTCGCCGACCAGGTGCTGCGCGACCCGGAGACCGGGCCCACCCTGCTCTTCGCCTGCTTCGTCGGGCCGGCGCTGCTGGTCATGCCGCTCTGGACCCGGGTCGGCGCCCGGGTGGGCAAGCTCGCCGCCCTGGTGGCCGCGTCGCTGATCTTCGCGGTCGGCGCGCTGGCCCTGGTCGCCGCGCCGGTGCTGCCGGCCGTCGGGATCTACCCGCTGGTCGCGCTGATCGGCGTCGGCTACGCCGGCCAGCAGGTCTTCGCGCTGGCGATGCTCCCGGACTGCATCGCCTACGACACCGCGCGCACCGGCCGCCGCCAGGCCGGCGTCTTCACCGGACTGTGGACCGCCGGGGAGACCTTCGGCCTCGCCCTCGGCCCCGGCCTTTACGGCCTGGTCCTCCAGGTCAGCGGGTACGCCTCCTCGTCCACCGGCGTCGCCGCCAGCCAGTCCGCCACCGCCCGCCTCGGCGTCCTGCTCGGCTTCACCGCCCTCCCCGCCCTCCTGGTCGGCGCGGCCGTGCTGCTGCTGCGTCGCTACGACCTGACCGCCGAACGTCTCGCCGCCGCCACCTCCACCCCCTCCGCCGATCATGGCGTTGTAGTGGGGGAGGAAAGCCGCTGACCGTCACAAGAAGGGCGCCACACGTCCATGATCGACGAGGAGAGAGCGGGCGCGTTGCCCGTCGAGGGAGTGCCCGCGGAGCGGGTGCTCGACGAGATCCGCGGGTTGCGGGGGTGGGACCGGCCGACGCACGGCGGGCGGCTGTTCGCGTACGTGTACGACCCTGGGGTGGC
The window above is part of the Micromonospora inositola genome. Proteins encoded here:
- a CDS encoding DUF3152 domain-containing protein, yielding MPSSPRPRHGSARPAPAVRPTAQPAARRWRPVVVVTAFLVAAGFAVGVLVQRPPASAEVLVNDGWAAQTAAHSTAPTPPPSPSGSPSGRPVPSPSTPAEPVLSLPGPVPSAGRGSFGYDDRQGGVLGRSGTLRRFRVAVENGSGEDVHAFGDAVQTALAGPGSWVDSGQLRLQRVPGGSGYDFTIYLATARTAGQMCLAGGTDIRIGGRPYTSCRSPGKVIINLDRWRLSVPHLVKAGLPLERYRLYVINHEVGHQLGHHHEGCPGPGRPAPVMQQQTLFLDGCTPNPWPYVEGRRYTGPPV
- the proB gene encoding glutamate 5-kinase; amino-acid sequence: MREAVTAARRIVVKIGSSSLTTAAGGLDDARVDALVDTLGALAADGREVVLVSSGAIAAGLAPLGLARRPRDLATQQAAASVGQGLLIGRYAASFARHGLTVGQVLLTVDDVTRRVHYRNAYRTLRKLLDLRAVPIVNENDTVATEEIRFGDNDRLAALVAALVHADLLVLLSDVDALWTGDPTRPESTRITEVRGDRELAGVDIGGAGRAGVGTGGMVTKVEAARIATGFGIPVVLTAAPLAAPALAGEPVGTLFHPERQRPAARLFWLAHATTPRGRLHLDPGAVQAVVGRRKSLLPAGITAVDGAFTAGDPVDLVDAEGAPVARGLVNYDAVELPGLLGRSTGELAAALGPAYEREVVHRDDLVLL
- a CDS encoding MGMT family protein — translated: MTPDEYVEAVLDLVERIPPGRVMSYGAVADALAERSGRTSARLVGSIMARHGGGVPWHRVVNSAGRLPPGHEVEARARLRAEGCPLRASGVDMRAAAWSPEEGM
- a CDS encoding MFS transporter, which produces MDATGPTGRLPRRVHAGYALGSLVTGAFGTVPGLLLLPYLTDTLGVAAGVAALLVLLPKAWDVVVNPVAGRISDRTRSRWGARRPYLLLGGLALAVLFAGIFAAPFGAGPAAGAYVAVAFLATATAFAFFQVPYVAMPAELTGDYAERTRLMSWRIAVLALAILVSGAVAPAVVTAGGDGLAGHRWMGLFVAGLIVAGAVGAFLGTRAAPTGTVGESEPSLRAQLAVAGRNRPFRALLACFVVQSAGVATVLAGVSYFADQVLRDPETGPTLLFACFVGPALLVMPLWTRVGARVGKLAALVAASLIFAVGALALVAAPVLPAVGIYPLVALIGVGYAGQQVFALAMLPDCIAYDTARTGRRQAGVFTGLWTAGETFGLALGPGLYGLVLQVSGYASSSTGVAASQSATARLGVLLGFTALPALLVGAAVLLLRRYDLTAERLAAATSTPSADHGVVVGEESR
- a CDS encoding alpha/beta fold hydrolase, yielding MKRANLWPDHLLPAHHVPPPWPGRQVRLDGSVTYVRDTPATAPGAEPALYVHGLGGSSQNWTDLAGLLADRLDGQAIDLPGFGRSEPGRRYTIPSFAQRVVRWIEQGDRGPVHLFGNSLGGAVTVQVAALRPDLVRTLTLISPALPFLDFRRSLQGRMLPLLAIPRGERLAAWRLTQLAPEVTAQQVMEACVADLTRISEQRRQEAVEEIRIRYEAAHYAAAYVRTFRGLVSCFLRSYLPGSGSLWRLAATVRAPTLVVGGRQDRLVDVRVAPQAARVIPDSRLLMLDGVGHVAQLEVPRTVARAVVGLLAETEESARGHDMAG
- the moeZ gene encoding adenylyltransferase/sulfurtransferase MoeZ translates to MARFATADPGESTVSLPPLVEPAAELTVDEIRRYSRHLIIPDVGVEGQKRLKNARVLCVGAGGLGSPALMYLAAAGVGTLGIIDFDTVDESNLQRQIIHGVSDVGRSKAESAAASIREINPLVQVEIHNTALDRENVREIFDRYDLIVDGTDNFATRYMVNDAAVLLGKPYVWGSIYRFDGQASVFWAEHGPCYRCLYPEPPPPGMVPSCAEGGVLGVLCASIGSIQVNEAIKLLTGIGEPLVGRLMVYDALEMEYRKIKVRKDPNCVLCGENPTVTDLLEDYEDFCGAVSEEAQEAVVDSTITALELKEWQDAGKDVFLVDVREPAEYEIVRIPGATLIPKGDIISGEALANLPQDRQIVLHCKSGVRSAEALAALKAAGFRDAVHVQGGVLSWIKQIDPSLPAY
- a CDS encoding DUF3152 domain-containing protein, which gives rise to MTSSSPYDPPAEPDHGPARPADPPRLDFDRPPAVTAHQRPVRPTGRRVRGRRRRTVLLLVALLAVAGTVAGLTELTPRPADQRPATAGNPRPASGLGADPRVEPGRYRTQASGSFAAADGRSPVRGYDGPLRRYRVAVEQGVGQDVDAFAATVDEVLGDRRSWIASDELRLQRVTEEAAADFTIYLATPATSERMCAEGGLTTERYTSCRLPGQVIINLARWMESVPDYGAPLEIYRTYVINHEVGHELGEEHQACPGPGEPAPVMQQQTYGLDGCVANAWPYVDGSRYSGEPVDGV
- a CDS encoding glutamate-5-semialdehyde dehydrogenase, which encodes MSVVEQARRARDAAEALAVATRTVKDAALHAMADELVARTPEILAANATDLAAGREAGLTAAVLDRLALDLGRVAGIADSLRQMAALPDPVGEVVRGSTLPNGLELRQVRVPFGVVGIIYEARPNVTVDAAGICLKSGNAALLRGSSSAAHSNAALVAVLRDAVAGAGLPADAVQLLDAGSRDSVKELMRARGLVDVLIPRGGASLIRTVVEESTVPVIETGVGNCHVYVDAAADVAKAVAVTLNAKTQRLSTCNTAESLLVHAGIADAFVPPMLAAFADAGVTVHGDARVAAYSAAVVPATEEDFATEYLSADISVAVVDSLDAAVAHIRRYGTGHTEAIVTDSQPAAREFVARVDAAAVMVNASTRFTDGGEFGFGAEIGISTQKLHARGPMGLPELTSTKYVVTGDGHLR